Within Xanthomonas oryzae pv. oryzae, the genomic segment ACTGTTCACCGACCTGATCATGCCCGGCGGCATGAACGGTGTGATGCTTGCCCGTGAGGCGCGCCGCATGTTGCCGAAGATCAAGATCCTGCTCACCACCGGCTACGCCGACGCCAGCATTCAGCGCACCGATGTCGGTGGCGCCGAGTTCGATGTGGTCAACAAGCCCTATACGCAGAAGGAATTGCTCAAGCGCATCCGTATGCTGCTGGATGGGCCCACCGGCGTGGGTTGAGACGGGATGTTGCAGCGTGCAATGCCGCTGCTGCGGGCGGCATCGCATGGCGACTGACGTTGGATTTCAAGACTTCTTTCATCCGCCGCATCGATGCACGGACCGACCGTGGAACGTGAAGAATCCGGTTGATGCGCCTTGCAGTCGAGGCTGCCGCGGATTTGCCATTGGCTAGGTCGACTGCGCGGTGCGCAGCGTGTCGACAAAGCCACCGACGCCATCGCGGGCGGACAATACAGCGAACACTTCGCTCGATGGCCTGCCCCATCCCAGGTAATGCGTGCGGCAGGTTGATGCGCAACGGAGCATCCAGGAGCCGCAAACCGCAGGTGCGAAGCCCAACTCCCGAATCCCGGCGCTTACACTACTCCTCGCCAAGCGGCGCCACATACCCGTCGGGCTTGTCGGCATTGCGCTCAAACAGGAACTTCTGCAGCTCGGTTTCGAGAAAGGCGCGGTGCTTGGGGTCGCGCGGTGACAGCCGGTTTTCGTTGATGAGCATGGTCTGATGCGCCAGCCACGCTTGCCAGGCGGTCTTGCCGATGTTCGCGAAGATGCGCTGGCCGAGTTCGCCCGGATACGGCACGAAATCCAGGCCTTCGGCGTCGCTTTGCTGGTAGTGGCAGAACACGGTACGGGACATGCGGATTCCTTTGGGAGACACGCTTATAACGCGTCGAGCAACTTGCGGATCGGCGCCGGCAGACCCAGCGATGCAAGGTCGGTAGGCGCCACCCAGCGTAGATCGTCATTGTCGCGCACCGCGGCACGCAGTGCGACCTTGCGTAGGCGCAAGGGCTGCAGACGCAGGCGGTAATGGCTGAAGGTGTGCACGATCAACGGCATCTCTTCGGCACGCTCGTAGTCGCCTTCGATATGCGCCGCGAACCATGCGCGCATGCCGCTGTCGGTCTCGGCCTGCGGCAGCGTCCAGAGCGAAGCCCAGATGCCGGTGGGCGGGCGACGCTGTAGCAGGATGTGACCCTCGGCATTGCGCAGTAGCAGCGCGGTGGCTTCGCGTTCGGGCAGCTGTTTGCCGGGTTTAGGCGTAGGCAGTGCTTCGACCAGGCCGTCGCGGCGCGCGCTGCAATCGTGCTGCAGCGGGCACAGCACGCACGCGGGTTTGGCGCGCGTGCACAGCGTGGCGCCAAAATCCATCTGCGCTTGTGTGTAGTCGGCCAGCCGGCCGGGCGGGACGTGTGCGACATGCGCAGCGGCCAGTTGCCACAACTGTTTTTCGATCACCGGCAGGCCGGGATAGCCGCCGATACCGTGAAAGCGCGTGAGCACGCGTTTGACGTTGCCATCCATGATGGCGAAGGGATCATTCCAGGCTTGGCTCAGGATGGCGCCTGCAGTGCTCCGGCCGATGCCTGGCAACGCGAGCAGTGCATCGAAGTCGCGCGGTAATTGGCCACCATGCAGGGTGACGCATTGTTTGGCGGCAGCGTGCAGATTGCGTGCGCGGGCGTAGTAGCCCAGCCCGGCCCAATGCGCCATCACGGTGTCGTTGTCGGCTGCCGCCAGGTCGGCCAGCGCAGGGAAGCGCGCCACGAACTTGTGGAAGTACGGAATGACCACGGTGACCTGGGTCTGTTGCAGCATGATTTCCGACAGCCACACCCGATACGGCGCGCGCGGATGCTGCCAGGGCAGATCGTGACGGCCGTGGGCGTCGAACCAATGCAGCAGGCGGTCGACAAATGCGTCAGCGGAGGGTGTGGCGTGGTTGGCTGGCATGAGCGCTGTTGGCGATGAAGAGCGGCTAACAAAACGTAGCGAGCAGCTGTCAGGTGGGCATGGAGGGCGCGCTCAGAACCGGAGTGTACGACTGGTACATGCCGTTCCGAGCACCGGCCGCGCCCGCCTGGTGGCTGCGCAGTCGTTTTGTTAGCCGCGCTAAGGGCGATGGGGTCAGAACGGTGGACAGGATTTGCGGCGCGCGTCCTGTGCTGCGGTTACTCAGCGCAGCGGCAACGCGATGCCAGCCAAGTAACGTTCGCAGAAAAATCCTTCATCGCCGGGCCAATGCGGTGCGGCCGGCGCACGGTCGTACACCAACGAAGCATCGGCCCGACAGTGCTGTCGCAGCCAAGGATTGTGCGAACTCCAGCACCCGCCTTGCCTGCGACCAATCGTGTGACACCTGCCGCACCGTGCAACCTGCCTGTAGCGCCTGCGCGCACAGCCGCTGCAACTGCGGGCAGGCATCTTCCCATCAACCGCCCAATGCGTCCGGCAACAGTGCGTCGACGAAGGCAACCGGATCGAACACGCGCAGATCTTCCGGGCGTTCGCCGATGCCGGCAAAGCGGATCGGGATATTGAACTCGCGCGCCAATGCGAACACCACGCCGCCCTTGGCGGTGCCATCGAGCTTGGTCACGACCAGGCCAGTGACACCAACCGCGGCATGGAACTGTCGCAGCTGCGAAATGGCGTTCTGGCCGGTGGTGCCGTCGATGACCATCAAGACCTCGTGCGGCGCGGCAGCGTCGATCTTGCCGAGCACGCGGCGGATCTTGCCCAGCTCGTTCATCAGCCCGGTCTGGGTGTGCAGGCGGCCGGCGGTATCGGCGATCAACACGTCGGTGCCGCGTGCCTTGGCGGCCTGCAGCGCGTCGAACGCGACCGACGCGGCATCGGCGTTCTGCCCCTGCGCGATCACCGCCACGCCGTTGCGGTCGCCCCAGGCCTGCAACTGCGCTACGGCAGCGGCACGGAAAGTATCGCCCGCGGCCAGCATCAGGCTGTTGCCTTCGTCCTTGAAGCGCTTGGCCAGCTTGCCGATGGTGGTGGTCT encodes:
- a CDS encoding oxidative damage protection protein, which gives rise to MSRTVFCHYQQSDAEGLDFVPYPGELGQRIFANIGKTAWQAWLAHQTMLINENRLSPRDPKHRAFLETELQKFLFERNADKPDGYVAPLGEE
- the mutY gene encoding A/G-specific adenine glycosylase gives rise to the protein MPANHATPSADAFVDRLLHWFDAHGRHDLPWQHPRAPYRVWLSEIMLQQTQVTVVIPYFHKFVARFPALADLAAADNDTVMAHWAGLGYYARARNLHAAAKQCVTLHGGQLPRDFDALLALPGIGRSTAGAILSQAWNDPFAIMDGNVKRVLTRFHGIGGYPGLPVIEKQLWQLAAAHVAHVPPGRLADYTQAQMDFGATLCTRAKPACVLCPLQHDCSARRDGLVEALPTPKPGKQLPEREATALLLRNAEGHILLQRRPPTGIWASLWTLPQAETDSGMRAWFAAHIEGDYERAEEMPLIVHTFSHYRLRLQPLRLRKVALRAAVRDNDDLRWVAPTDLASLGLPAPIRKLLDAL